The sequence below is a genomic window from Streptomyces sp. V1I1.
AGGGCATGGAGGTCGGAGGCGACTGGTACGACGTCATCGAGACCGACCGGGGTGTTGCCCTGGTCATCGGCGACGTACAGGGACACGGCGTCGCCGCCGCCGCCACCATGGGCCAACTGCGCAGCGCCGTACGCGCCTTCGCCCTCAACGTGCACGATCCGCAGCAGGTGGTGGCCGGCACCAACCGGATGCTCATCGACCTCGATCCCGGCCAGTTCGCCAGCTGCTGCTACATCGTCCTCGACCCGTCGACGGGCGCGACGCAGGCCGTGCGGGCCGGGCACCCGCAGCCCCTGCTGCGACACGTCGACGGTCGCACCGAGGTCCTGGACCTTCCCGGCGGCGTCGTGCTCGGCGTCGACGTCGACGCGTCGTACCCCGTCACCGAACTGCAGCTCGAGCGGGGCGAGGTCCTGGCGCTGTTCACCGACGGGCTGGTGGAGCAGCCGGGAAGCGACATCGACCTCGGCATCGACCAGCTGCGCAGCACACTCGCCGAAGCCGGCTCGTCCCCTCTCGCCGAGACGGCCGACCGCCTCATCCGCGAGGCTCGGCACGCCACCGACCGGCCCGACGACATCGCACTGCTGCTCGCCGCCCGCTGGACCGAGGCCTCGTCGGCGCACGGGGCCGGGGCCGGAGCGAGGCGAGCGCCATGAGCACGCTGAACGCAGCCGAGAATCGCGGCTTCCGCGGTCCCCTCGACGTCACGAGAGCGGCCACGGCCGTACTGGACACCCACGGCACCGTCGTCGGCTGGAGCCCCACGGCCCAGGAGCTGCTGGGCTACCCGTCGCACGAAGTGCTCGGGCACCCGATCGGCGCCCTGGTGGTGCACCCCGCGGGCGGGCATCGCACGGCCGCGGACCTGCCGTCGGGCGCCCCGTTCTCGCGCCGACAGGTGCTGCCCATGCGGCACCGGGACGGCCGTACCCTCCGCGTGGCCACCGCGGTGCTTCCGCTGTCCCACGCGGGAGCCGGGCCCGCCCGGGTGCTGAGCCTGGCCGACGCGGACGAGACGGAACAGTGGGAGGCCCTGCAGGCGATGCTCCGCGGCCTGGCCACGCAATCACCGGTCGGCCTGGCCATCTACGACACGCAGTTGCGGGTGGTGTGGACGAACTTCGCCCTGGTCCAGGAGATGGGCAATTCCCAGTACGCGGGCATGGGCCCGGACGACATGGTGACCCATGGCGAGGTCCTCTCTTCGCGGTATCCGGCGACTCTGGAGGAGGTCATGCGGAGGGTGCTGGTCACCGGCGAGCCCGTCATCGAGCTCCACTACCGAGGCCGCCCGCCCGTGGACCCGGACCACGACCATGTCTGGTCGTGCTCCTACTACCGGCTGCAGGACGCCGGGTCCTCCTCGCTGGGCGTGTGCGAGGAGACGGTGGACATCACCGCCCGCTATCTCGCGCAGCAGCGACTGGACCTTCTGGTCCGAGCGGGGGGACAGGTGGGCACCACCTTGGACATGGCCCGCACTGCGCAGGAGCTCTCCGCTGTCATCGTCCCGCAGTTCGCCGACGCGGTCACTGTCGACCTCCTGGAGGAAGTCCTGGGCGGCGAGCAGCCCACGCCGGGCAGCGAGCCGACGAGTAGCGTGGTCCGGGTGTGGGGAGCGCCGGGACAGGAGGCGCCGGGCCCGAACGAAGCCCGGCCCGCCCAGCGGATCGACTTCCCGCCGGACTCGCCCCAGGCCCGCAGCCTCTCCTCGGGGCGGTCCGTACTGGAACGCCGGCTGGTCACGCCCGGCAGTGACGGGCGAGTGCCCGGGAGCTCGCGGCTGGTCGTGCCCCTGCGTGCCGAGGGCGCCACGCTGGGAGTGGTCACCTTTGCGCGGGACAGCCACCCCGACCCGTTCGACGCCGGTGAGGTGGCGGTCGCCGACGAGCTGGTCGCCCGGGCCGCCGTATGCATCGACAACGCCCGCCGCTTCACCCGCGAGCACGCCGCCGCCCTCATGCTTCAGCGCAGTCTGCTTCCGCAGACTCTGCCGCGGCTCACCGCCGTCGAGATGGCGTACCGCTATCTGCCCGCGGACAGCAGGGCCGGAGTCGGCGGCGACTGGTTCGATGTCATCCCCCTGTCGGGCGCGCGGGTCGGTCTGGTCGTGGGCGATGTGGTCGGCCACGGTCTGCGCGCCGCAGCCACCATGGGTCGGCTGCGCACGAGCGTACGTGTGCTCGCCCGGCTCGACCTCGCGCCGGACGAGCTCCTCGCGCGCCTGGACGACCTGATCGGCCAGACCGCCGACGAGCACGACGCAGCCTTCACTGAGAGCGACAGCGGGACGGACCATGACGGGCTTGGGGTGACGTGCCTGTACGCCGTGTACGACCCGGTGTCCGGACTCTGCAGAATGTCGCGCGCCGGCCATATCCTCCCTGGCGTCGTCGACCCGGCAAGCGGCTCGGTCACCTTCCCCGACCTGCCTGCGGGCCCGCCCCTCGGTCTGGGAGGCCTGCCCTTCGAGAGCGCGGAACTGATACTGCCGGAAGGCAGCCTCGTCGCCATGTTCACCGACGGCCTCGTCCGGGGCCGGGGCCGGGACGTCGACGCCGAATTCGACCGGCTCCGCGCCGTCCTCACCGAGCACCGACGCCCGTTGGAGGAACTGTGCGACCAGGCGGTGGGGCCGCTGCAGCCCGGTTCCGTGGACGACGACGCCGCCCTGCTGCTCGTACGCACGCGCACGCTGGACCGCCACCAGGTGGCCGCATGGGAGCTGGAGGCCGATCCGGAGGAGGTCGGCCGGGCCCGGGCCGCGGTCGCCGAGCAGGTCGGCGAGTGGGGCCTTGACGACCTCGTCTTCACCACCGAGCTGGTGGTGAGCGAGCTCGTCACCAATGCCATGCGGTACGCCTCCGGCCCGATTCAGCTGCGGCTCATCCGCGAGCAGACGCTGATCTGCGAGGTCTCCGACACCGGACACACCTCACCCCATCTGCGCCACGCCGGCAGCGACGACGAAGGCGGCCGGGGTCTCTTCCTCGTCGCGCAGATGACCCTGCGGTGGGGCACGAGGCACACATCCGCGGGCAAGACGATCTGGGCCGAGCAGGCGCTGCCGTCGTGAAGATCTAGTTCTCCAGACACAGCACGGAGATCCGCTGGACCAGGTTGTTGGCGAAGCCGCCGCGGTTCCATGGCTGGGTGAGGGGCTGAGTGTGGCCTTCGGCGTCGGTGGCGCGGGCGCTGAGCACATGGCTGC
It includes:
- a CDS encoding SpoIIE family protein phosphatase — encoded protein: MSTLNAAENRGFRGPLDVTRAATAVLDTHGTVVGWSPTAQELLGYPSHEVLGHPIGALVVHPAGGHRTAADLPSGAPFSRRQVLPMRHRDGRTLRVATAVLPLSHAGAGPARVLSLADADETEQWEALQAMLRGLATQSPVGLAIYDTQLRVVWTNFALVQEMGNSQYAGMGPDDMVTHGEVLSSRYPATLEEVMRRVLVTGEPVIELHYRGRPPVDPDHDHVWSCSYYRLQDAGSSSLGVCEETVDITARYLAQQRLDLLVRAGGQVGTTLDMARTAQELSAVIVPQFADAVTVDLLEEVLGGEQPTPGSEPTSSVVRVWGAPGQEAPGPNEARPAQRIDFPPDSPQARSLSSGRSVLERRLVTPGSDGRVPGSSRLVVPLRAEGATLGVVTFARDSHPDPFDAGEVAVADELVARAAVCIDNARRFTREHAAALMLQRSLLPQTLPRLTAVEMAYRYLPADSRAGVGGDWFDVIPLSGARVGLVVGDVVGHGLRAAATMGRLRTSVRVLARLDLAPDELLARLDDLIGQTADEHDAAFTESDSGTDHDGLGVTCLYAVYDPVSGLCRMSRAGHILPGVVDPASGSVTFPDLPAGPPLGLGGLPFESAELILPEGSLVAMFTDGLVRGRGRDVDAEFDRLRAVLTEHRRPLEELCDQAVGPLQPGSVDDDAALLLVRTRTLDRHQVAAWELEADPEEVGRARAAVAEQVGEWGLDDLVFTTELVVSELVTNAMRYASGPIQLRLIREQTLICEVSDTGHTSPHLRHAGSDDEGGRGLFLVAQMTLRWGTRHTSAGKTIWAEQALPS